A window from Pseudobutyrivibrio ruminis HUN009 encodes these proteins:
- a CDS encoding flavodoxin family protein, with protein sequence MMAIKVMGVAAGRKDSNSEILLKEALIACEEAGAEVTMINLRDYNILDCTGCTSCTIGMSQGKHVGCILDKKDDKKKIMDVMLNQDAVIFAAPTYDLMPASNYLTFAQRSLSYETAFLETIGAIEHKDRVAGLISVGGSTRAWQAMALEGMQATMFTTDFKVVDMLLATQVPGPSQVLLKDDLIARAHKMGENIIKAVQTPVEERGWLGDEDMGWCPNCHSNALVLGEMQWDGLHYPIECQVCGAGGNLEQTADGKWKFVIQKDGLIKDRTTVAGRAKHLEEIAHTQGGFFANPENREIVASKIGRYKNKQFKGI encoded by the coding sequence ATGATGGCTATTAAAGTTATGGGTGTTGCTGCCGGTAGAAAGGACAGCAACAGCGAAATTTTGTTGAAGGAGGCGCTTATCGCCTGTGAGGAGGCTGGTGCAGAAGTCACTATGATCAACCTCAGAGACTACAACATTTTGGATTGTACAGGATGTACTTCTTGCACTATCGGAATGTCTCAGGGTAAGCATGTTGGATGTATCCTCGATAAGAAGGATGACAAGAAAAAGATTATGGATGTCATGCTTAATCAGGACGCTGTAATTTTTGCAGCACCAACATATGATTTGATGCCAGCATCAAACTATCTTACATTCGCACAGCGCAGTCTTAGCTACGAGACAGCATTCCTTGAAACAATCGGTGCTATAGAGCACAAGGACCGTGTAGCAGGTCTTATCTCAGTGGGTGGTTCCACAAGAGCATGGCAGGCAATGGCTCTTGAGGGTATGCAGGCAACAATGTTTACTACAGACTTCAAGGTAGTAGATATGCTTCTTGCAACTCAGGTTCCTGGCCCTTCTCAGGTACTTCTTAAGGATGATTTAATCGCAAGAGCTCACAAGATGGGTGAGAACATCATCAAAGCAGTCCAGACTCCAGTTGAAGAAAGAGGATGGCTTGGTGACGAGGACATGGGATGGTGTCCAAACTGCCACAGTAATGCACTTGTTCTTGGAGAGATGCAGTGGGATGGTCTTCACTATCCAATTGAGTGCCAGGTTTGTGGAGCAGGTGGAAATCTTGAACAGACTGCTGATGGCAAATGGAAATTTGTTATTCAGAAGGATGGCCTTATCAAGGACAGAACCACAGTAGCAGGACGTGCAAAGCATCTTGAAGAGATTGCTCACACCCAGGGCGGTTTCTTTGCAAATCCAGAAAACAGGGAAATCGTAGCAAGCAAAATTGGTCGCTACAAAAACAAGCAGTTTAAGGGTATCTAA
- a CDS encoding Gfo/Idh/MocA family protein: MKKELRIAIIGCGMISHRHMTVIENLNKRGENLKVVAAAEIDKDRLMAWGKQYGIDEKDLYVDFREMLKRDDIDEVEVCVHNNLHTSVATAVMAAGFPCYSEKPMSASYADAKILYDAQKKYGQKLAIQISSIYNPQTRIAKEMIADGKLGKVYHARSVGHRRQGRPGYDMPFFSRDFVDPEVGVHGPLFDLGIYHLAQMLYVMGMPELESVYGTTTCDYWRDKKIDDAVNCHTPVEDLSVAIARFKNGLSMDIYEDWAIHMDEVGSTFIAGSLGGLKFTDVDQTGGPMAVPEGGAIVGGGDLQKPRLQYFGVDEKGRLFDTKLECAIGDITGQQELALHPEMEMYNDNQLHWYSYLRGDLTDETRIDSPYIAMQTAFLSEGVMLSNELGRSVTADEIKKMSKSIAIREQKTDFGVITYDFDEYKPE, from the coding sequence ATGAAAAAAGAATTAAGAATTGCAATTATCGGATGTGGTATGATTTCACATCGTCATATGACAGTAATTGAGAACCTCAACAAGAGAGGCGAGAATTTAAAGGTTGTAGCTGCAGCAGAAATTGATAAGGATAGACTTATGGCTTGGGGCAAGCAGTACGGCATCGATGAGAAGGATCTTTATGTAGACTTCCGTGAGATGTTAAAGAGAGATGATATTGATGAAGTAGAAGTATGTGTACACAACAACCTTCACACATCAGTTGCAACAGCAGTTATGGCAGCAGGCTTCCCTTGCTACTCTGAGAAGCCAATGTCAGCTAGCTATGCAGATGCAAAGATTTTATATGATGCTCAGAAGAAGTATGGTCAGAAGCTTGCTATCCAGATTAGCTCAATCTACAATCCACAGACACGTATTGCTAAGGAAATGATTGCTGATGGAAAGCTTGGTAAGGTATATCACGCACGTTCAGTAGGTCACAGACGTCAGGGCCGTCCGGGCTATGATATGCCATTCTTCAGCCGTGATTTCGTAGATCCAGAGGTTGGTGTACACGGACCACTTTTCGACCTTGGTATTTATCACTTAGCTCAGATGCTTTATGTAATGGGTATGCCAGAGCTTGAAAGCGTTTATGGTACAACTACATGTGATTACTGGAGAGATAAGAAGATTGATGACGCAGTAAACTGCCATACACCAGTTGAAGATTTATCTGTTGCTATCGCTCGTTTTAAGAACGGTCTTTCAATGGATATTTACGAGGATTGGGCTATTCACATGGATGAAGTTGGCTCAACATTTATCGCAGGTTCTCTTGGTGGTCTTAAGTTTACAGATGTTGACCAGACAGGCGGTCCAATGGCTGTACCTGAAGGCGGAGCTATCGTAGGTGGTGGCGATTTACAGAAGCCAAGACTTCAGTACTTTGGTGTTGATGAAAAGGGACGTCTCTTTGATACAAAGCTTGAGTGTGCAATCGGTGATATTACAGGTCAGCAGGAGCTTGCCCTTCATCCAGAAATGGAAATGTACAATGACAATCAGCTTCATTGGTATTCATATCTCCGTGGAGATCTTACAGATGAGACAAGAATTGACTCACCTTATATCGCAATGCAGACTGCATTCCTTTCAGAAGGTGTTATGCTTTCAAATGAGCTTGGTCGCTCAGTAACTGCTGATGAAATCAAGAAGATGTCAAAATCAATTGCTATTCGTGAGCAGAAAACAGACTTTGGCGTAATTACTTATGACTTCGATGAGTATAAGCCAGAATAA
- a CDS encoding PucR family transcriptional regulator: MEELNNELEDMRDFIKSYQQLQQKKESLFTVLRHGHELNLILQKAYGYLNNPINICDSSFSILDSYPTVDDARSLEVRNDRLSLKNVFSSDMKESNLTDHIFHSIYPFTTKVDAFEYDWAFESIRINRAVVGYICVRGINRDFTDDDLEIIHHLSHIISVYLQKNNAYINPNGITVDRFLKQLLLGHFENEDTIKSQIGSIGYKPSAYYYLMAYEFVDSDPKLLSTNYFCQQLQSIFPAAITGTYEGQLVTLLPAKRTSPFSIATEDRLSTFLTMNRMLCTISFVFTELTEAPTYFGQCRCIFNMVDLEENIGNILRYGEYCLRHIATLLDDPSLFLATIHPAIKFLQAYDMENSTEYLNTLETYIKCNRSAPAAAEALHIHKSTFFYRIEKMKSLFNIDISNPDNMFAYEISLKILDISKKYRY, encoded by the coding sequence ATGGAAGAATTGAACAACGAATTAGAAGATATGCGGGACTTTATTAAAAGTTATCAACAACTTCAGCAGAAAAAAGAATCCCTTTTCACCGTCCTTCGTCATGGACATGAATTAAATCTTATCCTACAAAAGGCGTATGGCTATTTGAATAATCCTATAAACATCTGTGATAGTAGCTTTTCTATTTTGGACTCCTATCCAACAGTTGATGATGCTCGTTCACTGGAAGTAAGAAATGATCGTCTTTCCCTAAAGAATGTCTTCTCAAGCGACATGAAAGAGTCAAATCTTACAGACCACATTTTCCACAGCATTTACCCATTTACAACTAAAGTAGATGCCTTTGAATATGACTGGGCTTTTGAAAGCATACGTATCAATCGAGCTGTTGTAGGATACATTTGCGTTAGAGGCATTAACAGAGACTTTACAGATGATGATTTAGAAATTATTCATCACCTTTCACATATTATTTCTGTCTATCTACAGAAAAATAATGCCTACATTAATCCAAACGGAATAACTGTAGACCGTTTCCTAAAGCAGCTTTTATTAGGACATTTCGAAAATGAAGATACTATCAAATCTCAGATTGGCTCTATCGGATATAAACCTAGCGCTTACTATTATTTGATGGCCTATGAATTTGTTGATTCTGATCCAAAGCTGCTATCAACAAACTATTTTTGTCAGCAACTCCAGTCCATATTTCCAGCTGCCATTACAGGAACCTACGAAGGACAATTAGTTACACTTCTTCCAGCAAAGCGCACTTCACCATTTAGCATAGCTACTGAAGACCGACTATCTACCTTCCTTACAATGAACCGAATGCTTTGTACAATAAGCTTCGTATTTACGGAACTAACGGAAGCACCAACTTACTTTGGTCAATGTAGATGTATTTTTAACATGGTTGATTTGGAAGAAAATATTGGAAATATACTTAGATATGGAGAGTATTGTCTCAGACACATTGCAACATTGTTGGATGATCCATCTCTTTTCCTTGCAACTATTCATCCTGCAATAAAATTTTTGCAAGCCTATGACATGGAAAACTCTACCGAATATTTGAATACACTAGAGACATACATAAAATGTAATAGGAGTGCTCCAGCCGCAGCCGAGGCACTCCACATACATAAATCAACTTTCTTTTATAGAATTGAGAAGATGAAGTCATTATTCAACATTGACATATCGAATCCTGATAACATGTTTGCTTATGAAATATCCCTTAAGATTTTGGATATTTCCAAGAAATACCGGTATTGA
- a CDS encoding sugar phosphate isomerase/epimerase family protein codes for MSKKLPVGIQVYGLRDLLENTPENFKEVMTKVKELGYDGVELAGLYGLEPEFVKKTLDEVGLIPISAHVAFAEMMDDIDKVIKDYSTIGVKYLVMPYMAEEYRPVNPEGFKEFLPLLNEVGKKIHDAGMTFLYHNHDFEFVKLSNGKWGYDEMFDSIPAENLQSELDTCWCDVATGEAPEFIKKYTNRIPVVHLKDYIKKGEVKNMYKLIGIEEEESEGDTGYFGFRPVGFGQMIWEPVLEASLEANANWVIVEQDEHYELEPLECARRSREYLRILGW; via the coding sequence ATGAGTAAGAAATTACCAGTTGGTATTCAAGTTTATGGTCTTAGAGACTTACTTGAAAACACACCAGAAAACTTTAAAGAAGTAATGACAAAGGTTAAAGAACTTGGCTATGACGGTGTTGAGCTTGCAGGTCTTTATGGACTTGAGCCAGAGTTCGTTAAGAAGACATTAGATGAAGTAGGTCTTATTCCAATTTCAGCTCATGTAGCATTCGCTGAAATGATGGATGACATTGATAAGGTTATCAAGGATTACTCAACTATCGGTGTTAAGTATCTTGTTATGCCGTACATGGCAGAGGAATATCGTCCAGTTAATCCAGAAGGATTTAAGGAATTCCTTCCACTTTTAAATGAAGTTGGAAAGAAGATTCATGACGCAGGAATGACTTTCCTTTATCACAACCATGACTTTGAGTTCGTAAAGCTTTCAAATGGCAAGTGGGGTTATGATGAAATGTTCGACAGCATTCCAGCTGAGAACCTTCAGTCAGAGCTTGATACATGCTGGTGTGATGTTGCTACAGGAGAAGCACCTGAATTTATTAAGAAGTACACAAATCGTATTCCAGTAGTTCACCTTAAGGATTACATCAAGAAGGGTGAAGTTAAGAATATGTACAAGCTTATCGGAATTGAAGAGGAAGAGTCAGAAGGCGATACAGGATACTTTGGATTCCGTCCAGTAGGCTTTGGACAGATGATTTGGGAGCCCGTTCTTGAAGCTTCACTTGAGGCAAATGCAAATTGGGTAATCGTAGAGCAGGATGAGCACTACGAACTTGAGCCACTTGAGTGTGCTCGTCGTAGCCGTGAATATTTAAGAATTTTAGGATGGTAA